DNA from Ignavibacteriales bacterium:
ATACGCCACATTTTTTGAGATCCATTATTAATTGTTTTGTTCTTTCGCCAATTTCGCCTTCATCATTTACTAATGTTCCATCAACATCAAAAAGTACAAGCTCTATTATCTTTAACCGCTTTAAATCAAACATATTATTTTATAACTGTCTTCCAACCAATTTTAGAAAGATTAACATAGATAATTGAAACGGAAATTGCTGCTACACCTAAGTAAATTATTGAGTCAAAATACTCACCCATAATCAGTTTTCCAGTACCAAACAATATTGAGTAAACTAAAATAACTCCAATTAACCAGTTAATAAACAATCTAAAAAATCCAGAATCACTTTCAACATCAGGAAGTTTATCAGAGATCTTTTTCCACATTATGCCACCGGGATGAATTTTTTTATAGAATGAAAATAAAACTTCTTCATCGGTTGGTTTTGTTAAAAATGTAACCACAACCCAAACCAAGGTTGTACCTGGTACAATTATAAACAAAGTATATGGAAATAATATTCCATAACTTTTTAGGATCGGAAATATTATAAATGGTATAATCATTGCAGATATTTCTGACCATGCATTTATCCGCCACCAGAACCATCTTAAAATTAAAACCAAACCAACACCTGCACCGCATTCAATAATAAAAGCCCATGCACCGGATATTTTCCCTATAAAAAGTGTAACAACTAAAGAGATTAACATTAAAATTATAGTTGCTATTCTGGAAGATGAAACATAATGCGATTCTTCTTTATTCTGGTTTACAAATCTTTTATAAAAATCATTAATAATGTATGAGGTTCCCCAATTAAGTTGTGTAGCAATTGTACTCATATATGCTGCAAAAAATGCGGCAACCAATAAGCCTTTTAAACCCGCCGGAAGAAAATCACGCATTGCATAAATAAAACCCATACCTTTTTGAGCATCAGCAAGCTCAGGATAAAGTACAAGTGATGCTAATCCAACTAAAATCCATGGCCATGGTCTAATAGCGTAATGTGCAATCTGAAAAAATAAAGTTGCAAACAATGAGTGCTTTTCATTTTTAGCAGACATCATTCTTTGTGCAACATATCCACCTCCGCCCGGCTCGGCTCCTGGATACCACGAAGCCCACCAAATAATTCCGATATATGCAAGAAATGAAAAGAAAGACATCGCTAACATACCCGCTGCTGAAGGAACATCTGAAATTGTTGGAAAGAAATCAAAAACATAAGCAGGTAAATTTTGTTTTAATCCTGCAATGCCGCCGACTTGCGGTGAGTTTACTACAATTATTGCAAGAATAATACATCCAATCATTGCAATAAAAAACTGAAATGCATCTGTAATTACAACGCCCCACAAACCTGATATTGCTGAGTAAAGTGCTACTAAAATCATACATCCAAAAACATATAACATAACAACGGACTCATCAATGCCAAACATTCCTTGAAGTATTGATGACATAGCTTTGTTAACCCAGCCTATTATAATCACGTTCATAAATAATCCAAGATATAATGCGCGGAAACCTCTCAAAAATTTTGCTGGTTTTCCGGAGTACCTTATTTCCGCAAATTCTGCTTCAGTCATAATTCCTGCACGGCGCCATAACCTTGCAAAGAAAAAAACAGTAAGCATTCCACCGAAGGCAAAATTCCACCAAATCCAGTTTCCGGAAATGCCATTTTTAGCCACAAGTTCGGTAACAGCCAAAGGAGTGTCCGCAGCAAAAGTAGTTGCCACCATAGATATACCTGCTAAATACCAGGGTAAATTTCTACCTGAAAGGAAGAAGTCATTTGTGCTTTTTCCAGCTCTTTTGGAATAAATTAAGGCAATTGATATAGAAAATATGAAGTACGCAACAACGATTAAATAATCTATTAATTCCACATTTACCTCTTTGGTATGGTATCTGTTTATCTGCTGTGTGGGAAATGTTTTTTTACGATGATAAATATAAGGTTTAGTTACGAAAATGGATACTTCTACGCTTACAATAATTACTGTTGGTGTACTAACAATTTTTGCTTTTCTATTAATTAAGGTTTTTAAAAATTCTACTTCTGGTAAAAGACCAAAGCTTTCATATAACGAGCGAGTTTTTTTACAAGCTAACTTAGATTTAGAATTAAACAATGATGATCTTACCGACAGACAAGTTAGAGCAGCAGGCAGCGAAAAGAAAAAAGATTTTAAAGGTGCAATTGAAGATATTAATGTTATCCTAAAACACGATAAGGGTAACGTTGGTTTAGTTTTTAAAAGAGGACTCGATAAATTCAAAATTTCTGATTTTAAAGGTGCGAATGAGGATTTTTCTGAAGTGCTGGATAACAACCCAACTGACAAATACTCTTTTTACTATCGTGGAATTTCAAATTTTCGACTTTCAAATTTCACAAAATCATTGAACGATTTTAACTCAGCAGTTAGTTTAGGGATTGAAGATAAAGAAGCATTCTTCCATAAAGGATTGGTAGAGATTGAGCTTGATAAATACTTTGAAGCAATAGATGATTTTAACATCTACTTAGCAGAACATCCAAATGTTCTTGAAGCATTATTTAACAGAGGTATCGCATACAATAAAAGCGGCAATCCGGAATTTGCTATTAAAGATTTTAATAAAGTGATTGACCTAAATCCAAATCACGAAAAGGCATTTTTTGAAAGAGCTTTTGCGAAAAAGAATTTAGAAGATTTGGTTGGATATTCGAACGACCTGAAAACATCTTATAATAAAGGATATTTACACGCATATCATTTTTTGAAAGAAACTTAATTTAATAACTCTTAACGTTTTCTTGTTATCATTTCAAATAAATTTCCAACCAGAAGTGTTACACAAACTCCAATCAAAATAAACCACGTCCACGCAACAACCTTAAATATGATAATAAAACTCATTATAATAATTGCGGAAATAAATCCTGCAATAGCATGATTTTGCTTAATTTTTTTGTTTGATAATCCCAAAAGAAATGTGCCGAGTAAACCACCATACGTAAACGAAGCTATACTTAATGCAAGTTCAACAACCGCTTTAGAACTTTCCATAAAAATAAATGCTGAAAATATCAGCATTACTGCCCAAAAAACTGTAAGTGATTTTGAGATTAATAAATTCTTTTTTTCATCAACAGATTTTTGAAATGGAATATATAAATCCAGCATAACAGAAGATGAAAGCGAAGTTATCGATCCCGCAAGAGTGGAAAGCGCAGCTGCAAATAATCCGGCAATAATTATTCCTTTAACTCCGGATGGTAAAACTTCAATTATAAACTTAGAAAATATTTCATCAGATTTAATATTGAGTGGACCATAATATGCATAAAGTAAAACTCCGACAACTAAGAATAGTGCAAACTGAAAAATTATTATAACACCGGTTGTAACAATTGCTTTTTTACTATCAGCTAAATTTTTCGCGGCAAGTAATCTCTGGACAATCAATTGATCCGTTCCGTGTGATGACATTGAGAGAAATGCACCGCCAATTAAGCCGCTAAGAAGCGTATATGGCTGTGAGAAAAACCCAGCAAATCCGTTTTCAAATCCAAAATTAAAAACGCTAAGCTTGGATGATATTTCGCTTGATGAAAAAACTTCACCAACACCGCCGGGAATATTGCTTATCAAATAAAATCCTGTTAAGATGGCTCCGCCTATGTAAATTACTAATTGAATAGCATCAACCCATATTACGCCTTTTAATCCGCCAGTAAAAGTAT
Protein-coding regions in this window:
- a CDS encoding tetratricopeptide repeat protein, whose product is MDTSTLTIITVGVLTIFAFLLIKVFKNSTSGKRPKLSYNERVFLQANLDLELNNDDLTDRQVRAAGSEKKKDFKGAIEDINVILKHDKGNVGLVFKRGLDKFKISDFKGANEDFSEVLDNNPTDKYSFYYRGISNFRLSNFTKSLNDFNSAVSLGIEDKEAFFHKGLVEIELDKYFEAIDDFNIYLAEHPNVLEALFNRGIAYNKSGNPEFAIKDFNKVIDLNPNHEKAFFERAFAKKNLEDLVGYSNDLKTSYNKGYLHAYHFLKET
- a CDS encoding Na+:solute symporter, whose translation is MELIDYLIVVAYFIFSISIALIYSKRAGKSTNDFFLSGRNLPWYLAGISMVATTFAADTPLAVTELVAKNGISGNWIWWNFAFGGMLTVFFFARLWRRAGIMTEAEFAEIRYSGKPAKFLRGFRALYLGLFMNVIIIGWVNKAMSSILQGMFGIDESVVMLYVFGCMILVALYSAISGLWGVVITDAFQFFIAMIGCIILAIIVVNSPQVGGIAGLKQNLPAYVFDFFPTISDVPSAAGMLAMSFFSFLAYIGIIWWASWYPGAEPGGGGYVAQRMMSAKNEKHSLFATLFFQIAHYAIRPWPWILVGLASLVLYPELADAQKGMGFIYAMRDFLPAGLKGLLVAAFFAAYMSTIATQLNWGTSYIINDFYKRFVNQNKEESHYVSSSRIATIILMLISLVVTLFIGKISGAWAFIIECGAGVGLVLILRWFWWRINAWSEISAMIIPFIIFPILKSYGILFPYTLFIIVPGTTLVWVVVTFLTKPTDEEVLFSFYKKIHPGGIMWKKISDKLPDVESDSGFFRLFINWLIGVILVYSILFGTGKLIMGEYFDSIIYLGVAAISVSIIYVNLSKIGWKTVIK
- a CDS encoding sodium/solute symporter (Members of the Solute:Sodium Symporter (SSS), TC 2.A.21 as described in tcdb.org, catalyze solute:Na+ symport. Known solutes for members of the family include sugars, amino acids, nucleosides, inositols, vitamins, urea or anions, depending on the system.) yields the protein MIAITAFGKIIGGKQKTVKDYFIGKQEVPWWVISFSIVAAETSTLTFISIPGLAYLTNLNFLQLTFGYLIGRIIVAQFFLPSYYKGDLTTAYSYLQNRFGNKTRSLASVTFLFTRTAADGVRLFATAIPLYLMLDISPMIAIVIIAIVALLYTFTGGLKGVIWVDAIQLVIYIGGAILTGFYLISNIPGGVGEVFSSSEISSKLSVFNFGFENGFAGFFSQPYTLLSGLIGGAFLSMSSHGTDQLIVQRLLAAKNLADSKKAIVTTGVIIIFQFALFLVVGVLLYAYYGPLNIKSDEIFSKFIIEVLPSGVKGIIIAGLFAAALSTLAGSITSLSSSVMLDLYIPFQKSVDEKKNLLISKSLTVFWAVMLIFSAFIFMESSKAVVELALSIASFTYGGLLGTFLLGLSNKKIKQNHAIAGFISAIIIMSFIIIFKVVAWTWFILIGVCVTLLVGNLFEMITRKR